A window of Juglans regia cultivar Chandler chromosome 7, Walnut 2.0, whole genome shotgun sequence contains these coding sequences:
- the LOC109021483 gene encoding (+)-neomenthol dehydrogenase-like, which translates to MESAKEPAQAVPFSSPFLPSTRRWWSKETVAIVTGANRGIGFALVQRLAELGLTVILTARDSERGHCAAQALRAQGLHVHFLSLDVSDPASIKTFVALFRMKFGTLDILVNNAAVSFNEINENSVKHAETVINTNFYGAKLLTEALLPMFRRSPSTSRILNISSRLGSLNKLRNPDIKNILESENLSVEQIEAVVSLFLQDVKNGRWEWQGWPKLWTDYAVSKLALNAYTRVLAKRYEVGRDISVNCFCPGFTQTSMTGGKGKHTAEGAADVGARLLLLPPQELPTGKFFVGSGSSSTTTFVNSKL; encoded by the exons ATGGAGTCCGCCAAGGAACCAGCTCAAGCTGTccctttttcctctcctttcctCCCTTCAACCag AAGGTGGTGGTCCAAGGAAACGGTGGCTATCGTCACCGGAGCGAACCGGGGGATTGGGTTTGCACTGGTGCAGCGCTTGGCAGAATTGGGACTCACTGTAATCTTAACTGCTAGAGACTCCGAGCGGGGGCACTGTGCAGCTCAGGCGCTGAGAGCGCAAGGACTTCACGTTCACTTCTTAAGCCTCGATGTCTCCGACCCTGCTTCGATCAAGACTTTCGTAGCATTGTTCCGTATGAAATTCGGAACGTTGGATATCCTC GTGAATAATGCAGCTGTCTCCTTCAATGAGATCAATGAGAATTCAGTGAAGCATGCAGAGACAGTGATCAATACCAATTTCTATGGAGCAAAGTTACTTACTGAGGCTCTCTTGCCCATGTTTCGTCGCTCCCCTTCCACTAGTCGGATTCTTAACATTAGCTCTAGACTTGGCTCACTAAAC AAGCTCAGGAACCCAGATATAAAAAACATACTAGAAAGTGAAAATTTGTCGGTGGAGCAGATCGAGGCTGTGGTAAGTTTGTTTCTTCAAGATGTGAAAAATGGAAGATGGGAGTGGCAAGGGTGGCCAAAATTATGGACAGATTATGCAGTGTCAAAGCTGGCACTAAATGCATACACAAGGGTTTTAGCAAAGCGGTACGAGGTGGGAAGAGATATAAGTGTGAATTGCTTTTGTCCCGGTTTCACTCAGACATCTATGACTGGTGGCAAAGGAAAGCATACAGCCGAGGGCGCTGCGGATGTTGGAGCTAGGCTGCTCCTGCTTCCTCCTCAGGAGCTACCAACTGGAAAATTCTTTGTTGGAAGCGGCAGCAGCAGCACTACTACTTTCgttaattctaaattataa